The following are encoded in a window of Lacinutrix sp. WUR7 genomic DNA:
- a CDS encoding TonB-dependent siderophore receptor translates to MKLNVLFILLAVFSISLQAQELEKEQQLDSVVITSTRIDLPFSKNSRTITVITQKDIKKSTTTNVADLLQQVAGVDIRRRGTAGSQADLYIRGGGFDQTLLLIDGIKMDDAQTGHHTMNMALPIEVIERVEIIKGPAARVFGQNAFTGAVNIVTKKNMGNLVTLNAQTGSYNQLNGGVTVGSQLEKSSHIIHVSRNTSDGYRHNTDYDNQNYFVKSTFNTDKAPINFIASFQERKFGANGFYASPSAINQYEETQASLIGISSEIKKEKLTLKPKLYWKRNQDMYVYIRQDPSVYRNLHQTNKVGAALDASYKSNIGITGFGVDIAKVFLSSNNLGSRNRFMTTMFLEHRFTFMDDKLDITPGVAVNYFSDFKFHAFPGLDVGYTLNDALKIYGNIGYTYRIPTYTDLYYNSPSELGNENLDPEEAIAEELGIKFNTGNFNLSFAAFNRDSKKLIDFVKENDTDLWQATNIRDLNTKGIEINASYGFKIGTFNQKIATGYTFLEDDLKTVSSNFSRYSINSLKHHATASFQSQFIKNISQNIIYKYAERTSGQSYAVVDASVNYNLKAFEISIIANNIFNTEYTETNLVPMPKGNLLFGLKYTFQ, encoded by the coding sequence ATGAAATTAAACGTTTTATTTATTTTGCTTGCTGTATTTTCTATAAGCCTACAAGCACAAGAATTAGAAAAAGAACAACAATTAGATTCTGTAGTTATTACCTCCACAAGAATCGATTTACCGTTTTCTAAAAACTCCAGAACCATAACAGTTATCACCCAAAAAGACATTAAAAAAAGTACAACCACTAATGTTGCCGACTTATTACAACAAGTTGCAGGTGTAGATATTAGACGTCGTGGAACGGCAGGTAGCCAAGCAGATTTATACATTCGTGGTGGTGGTTTTGATCAAACTCTACTATTAATCGACGGTATTAAAATGGACGATGCACAAACCGGACATCATACCATGAACATGGCTTTACCAATAGAAGTTATTGAACGTGTAGAAATTATTAAAGGTCCTGCAGCTCGTGTTTTTGGACAAAACGCATTTACAGGTGCAGTTAATATTGTGACCAAAAAGAATATGGGAAATCTAGTGACACTAAATGCACAAACAGGTTCTTATAATCAATTAAATGGTGGCGTAACGGTTGGTAGTCAGTTAGAAAAATCTTCGCATATTATACATGTATCTCGAAATACTTCGGATGGATACCGACATAACACCGATTATGATAATCAGAATTATTTTGTAAAGAGTACTTTCAACACGGATAAAGCACCTATAAATTTCATCGCTTCGTTTCAAGAAAGAAAATTTGGTGCCAATGGTTTTTATGCTAGTCCGTCTGCAATTAATCAATACGAAGAAACACAAGCTAGCTTGATTGGAATTTCTTCCGAAATAAAAAAAGAAAAGCTAACCCTTAAGCCAAAACTATATTGGAAACGCAACCAAGACATGTATGTGTATATAAGACAAGATCCTTCTGTTTATAGAAACTTACACCAAACCAATAAAGTAGGTGCTGCATTAGATGCTTCCTACAAATCGAATATTGGTATTACTGGTTTTGGAGTAGATATTGCAAAAGTGTTTTTATCTAGTAACAATTTAGGATCTAGAAATCGTTTTATGACTACCATGTTTTTAGAACATCGTTTTACGTTTATGGATGATAAATTAGACATAACTCCTGGAGTTGCGGTGAATTATTTTTCCGATTTTAAATTTCATGCCTTTCCTGGTTTAGATGTTGGCTATACACTAAATGATGCTTTAAAAATCTACGGAAACATTGGTTACACCTACAGAATACCTACGTATACCGATTTATATTATAACAGTCCGAGTGAATTAGGAAACGAAAATTTAGATCCAGAAGAAGCTATAGCCGAAGAATTGGGGATTAAATTTAACACCGGAAACTTTAACCTTTCCTTTGCTGCTTTTAATAGAGACTCGAAAAAACTAATCGATTTTGTAAAAGAAAACGATACCGATCTATGGCAAGCAACCAATATTAGAGATTTAAACACCAAAGGAATAGAAATTAATGCTTCTTATGGTTTTAAGATTGGTACTTTTAATCAAAAAATTGCAACAGGATACACCTTTTTAGAAGACGATTTAAAAACAGTTTCTTCTAACTTCTCTAGATATTCTATCAACTCTTTAAAACACCATGCAACAGCAAGTTTTCAATCGCAGTTTATAAAAAATATATCGCAAAATATTATTTATAAATATGCTGAAAGAACTTCGGGGCAAAGCTATGCCGTTGTAGATGCAAGTGTAAATTATAATCTAAAAGCATTTGAAAT